The proteins below come from a single Serratia fonticola genomic window:
- the malX gene encoding maltose/glucose-specific PTS transporter subunit IIBC, producing the protein MPASKKQKITLWEFFQSLGKTFMLPVALLSFCGIMLGIGSSLSSRDVITLLPFIGHPAFQLLFTWMSKIGSFAFSFLPVMFAIAIPLGMARENKGVAAFSGFVGFAVLNLATNFYLTTSGVLPTVDPLVLKANNIQNILGIQSIDTGILGAVIVGIIVYLLHERFNTIRLPDALAFFGGTRFVPIVTTVVLGLCGLIIPLIWPWFAAGINGLGRMINGAGMFGPMIFGSGERLLLPFGLHHILVALIRFTEAGGTLDVCGREVSGALTIFQAQLSCPTTHGFAESATRFLSQGKMPAFLGGLPGAALAMYHCAKPENRHKIKGLLISGVVACVVGGTTEPIEFLFLFVAPFLYLIHAILTGLGFTVMALLGVTIGNTDGNIIDFVVFGILHGTATKWYLVPLVAAIWFVAYYAIFRFAIQRWNIKTPGRETETTATQSTPVGAVGKSGYNVPAILAALGGKENIVSLDNCITRLRMSVNDMSKVDDAVLKANRAIGVVHLNDHNLQVVIGPQVQSVKDELESLMANA; encoded by the coding sequence ATGCCAGCGTCTAAAAAACAAAAAATTACGCTTTGGGAGTTTTTCCAAAGCCTGGGCAAGACATTTATGCTGCCCGTCGCACTGCTTTCATTCTGCGGCATCATGCTGGGGATCGGTAGCTCACTAAGCAGCCGTGACGTGATCACCTTGCTGCCTTTCATTGGTCATCCGGCTTTCCAACTGCTGTTCACCTGGATGAGCAAGATCGGCTCCTTTGCTTTCAGCTTCCTGCCGGTGATGTTCGCCATTGCCATTCCTTTGGGCATGGCGCGTGAGAACAAAGGCGTGGCCGCCTTCTCTGGTTTTGTCGGCTTTGCCGTGCTGAACCTGGCGACCAACTTCTACCTGACCACGTCAGGCGTGCTGCCTACCGTCGATCCGCTGGTGCTGAAAGCCAATAACATCCAGAACATCCTGGGCATTCAGTCTATCGATACCGGTATCCTCGGTGCGGTGATCGTCGGGATCATCGTTTATCTGCTGCACGAGCGTTTCAACACCATCCGCCTGCCGGATGCGCTGGCGTTCTTCGGCGGTACCCGCTTTGTCCCAATCGTCACCACCGTGGTACTGGGCCTGTGCGGCCTGATTATCCCGCTGATCTGGCCTTGGTTCGCTGCCGGTATTAACGGGTTGGGCCGTATGATTAACGGCGCTGGCATGTTTGGGCCGATGATTTTCGGCTCCGGCGAACGTCTGTTGCTGCCGTTCGGGCTGCACCATATTCTGGTGGCACTGATCCGCTTTACCGAAGCGGGCGGTACGCTGGACGTTTGTGGCCGTGAAGTCAGCGGTGCATTGACCATCTTCCAGGCGCAGCTCTCTTGCCCAACCACCCACGGCTTTGCCGAAAGCGCTACCCGCTTCCTGTCCCAGGGTAAAATGCCTGCCTTCCTTGGCGGCCTGCCGGGTGCAGCGTTAGCCATGTACCACTGTGCCAAACCGGAGAACCGCCACAAAATCAAAGGGCTGCTGATTTCCGGTGTCGTGGCTTGTGTCGTCGGCGGTACCACCGAACCAATCGAATTCCTGTTCCTGTTTGTGGCTCCGTTCCTGTACCTGATCCACGCTATCCTGACCGGTCTGGGCTTCACCGTGATGGCCTTACTGGGCGTCACTATCGGTAACACCGACGGCAACATTATCGACTTCGTGGTGTTTGGTATCCTGCACGGCACCGCAACCAAGTGGTACCTGGTGCCGTTGGTGGCCGCCATCTGGTTCGTTGCCTACTATGCGATCTTCCGCTTCGCCATCCAGCGCTGGAACATTAAAACGCCGGGCCGTGAGACGGAAACCACCGCTACGCAGAGCACTCCTGTCGGTGCCGTGGGTAAATCCGGCTATAACGTGCCAGCTATCCTGGCAGCGTTAGGCGGTAAAGAGAATATCGTTTCGCTGGATAACTGCATTACCCGCCTGCGTATGTCGGTTAACGATATGAGCAAGGTGGATGATGCGGTGCTGAAAGCCAACCGGGCTATCGGCGTGGTGCACCTTAATGACCATAATCTGCAAGTGGTCATTGGCCCGCAGGTGCAATCGGTGAAAGATGAGTTAGAATCACTGATGGCCAACGCATAA
- a CDS encoding Mal regulon transcriptional regulator MalI: MTIKKITITDVAQLAGVSVTTVSLVLSGKGRISPTTMTRVNQAIEQLGYVRNRQAATLRGGESGVVGLILRDICEPFYAEMTAGVSEVLEANGKVLFLTQSGREGKGLMRCFDMLLEHGVDGMVLAGGVRTAKGLKEKAEAQGVPLVCAARSNGLEGVDVVRPDNMQAAKMATEFLIKRGHSQIAYLGGQSDSLTRAERLGGFCATLVQYGLPFRSEWIVECDCHQRAAAEAAENLLRQYPNISALVCHKASVALGAYFGIVRSGRSIGSEGMDSFYGQQVALIGFGDVPEAELTEPPLTFISSSAREVGRSAALRLLQRIGDDSLAPQNVILSPELIKRGSA; encoded by the coding sequence ATTACCATCAAAAAGATCACTATCACTGACGTCGCGCAGTTGGCAGGCGTATCCGTGACCACCGTTTCCCTGGTGCTGAGCGGTAAAGGGCGTATTTCTCCCACCACCATGACCCGTGTGAATCAGGCGATCGAGCAGCTTGGCTATGTTCGCAACCGTCAGGCCGCGACGCTGCGCGGTGGCGAATCGGGGGTGGTAGGGCTGATCCTGCGTGATATCTGCGAACCGTTTTATGCCGAGATGACCGCCGGGGTGAGTGAGGTACTGGAAGCCAATGGCAAAGTGCTGTTTCTGACCCAAAGCGGGCGCGAAGGCAAAGGGCTGATGCGCTGTTTTGATATGCTTCTAGAGCACGGCGTTGACGGCATGGTGCTGGCGGGTGGGGTACGTACCGCGAAAGGGCTGAAAGAGAAAGCCGAAGCTCAAGGGGTGCCGCTGGTGTGTGCCGCGCGCTCCAATGGGCTGGAAGGTGTAGACGTGGTGCGGCCCGATAATATGCAGGCCGCGAAAATGGCCACCGAATTTCTGATCAAACGGGGGCATAGCCAGATCGCCTACCTTGGTGGACAAAGCGATTCACTCACCCGCGCCGAACGCCTGGGGGGATTCTGTGCCACCCTGGTGCAATACGGCCTGCCATTCCGCTCAGAGTGGATCGTCGAATGCGATTGCCATCAACGTGCAGCGGCTGAAGCTGCCGAAAACCTGTTGCGTCAGTATCCCAATATCAGTGCGTTGGTGTGCCATAAGGCTTCGGTGGCGTTGGGTGCCTATTTTGGTATTGTGCGCAGTGGCCGTAGTATTGGCTCGGAAGGGATGGACAGTTTTTATGGTCAACAGGTGGCGCTGATCGGTTTTGGCGATGTGCCGGAGGCCGAACTGACCGAACCCCCGCTGACCTTTATCTCCAGCTCGGCTCGAGAAGTTGGACGCAGTGCTGCTCTGCGGTTGTTACAACGTATTGGCGATGATTCATTAGCACCGCAGAATGTGATCCTGTCCCCAGAGCTGATCAAGCGCGGATCGGCCTGA
- a CDS encoding alpha/beta hydrolase family protein: MNRYGIFGFCMVSFLVVFSLIRLSEFELSDDAHQRTISFEHHQDILEGTLILPPGKISPPLVVLVHGDGAQDRWSEGGYIPLVKFLVAQGIAVYSWDKPGVGASSGNWLAQTLSDRADEAASALRKLKQEPEFNHSDIGFLGFSQAGWVVPKASQQVKTDFVILVGAAINWRAQGIYYTGQRLKSEGLSAENIVKAQAREATAFDRQFTQEAAASPCLSRCTREDFERRNSQADARKAISAMQTPVMILMGADDRNVDPHETIAVWSEELPAKTPRCIRLVADATHGLLRSEWFDYQLSSQWPWWKQGGFLLAGQQAYSPGSLSAISAWILNQQCHE; this comes from the coding sequence ATGAACAGATATGGGATATTTGGTTTCTGCATGGTGAGCTTCTTGGTCGTTTTTTCGCTGATTCGGTTATCTGAATTTGAACTTTCCGATGATGCGCACCAACGAACTATCAGCTTTGAGCATCATCAGGACATTCTGGAAGGCACATTAATCCTCCCTCCTGGGAAGATATCCCCACCGCTTGTCGTGCTGGTTCATGGCGATGGAGCTCAAGACCGCTGGTCTGAAGGCGGCTATATTCCGTTGGTGAAGTTCCTGGTTGCCCAAGGGATCGCAGTTTATTCATGGGATAAACCCGGCGTTGGGGCAAGCAGTGGTAACTGGCTGGCACAAACCCTGTCAGATCGTGCAGATGAAGCGGCATCTGCTCTGAGAAAACTGAAACAGGAACCGGAGTTTAACCACAGCGATATAGGCTTTCTTGGCTTTTCTCAGGCGGGTTGGGTCGTGCCAAAGGCCAGCCAACAGGTAAAAACCGACTTTGTTATTCTGGTGGGGGCGGCGATAAATTGGCGAGCTCAGGGGATTTATTATACGGGGCAACGTCTAAAATCTGAGGGCCTGTCAGCTGAGAATATCGTGAAGGCGCAAGCACGAGAAGCCACCGCTTTTGACAGGCAGTTTACGCAGGAAGCAGCCGCATCTCCCTGTCTTTCTCGTTGTACCCGGGAGGACTTTGAGCGTCGAAACTCACAGGCCGATGCAAGGAAAGCTATTTCAGCGATGCAAACGCCGGTAATGATCCTGATGGGGGCGGACGATCGGAATGTCGATCCTCACGAAACGATTGCTGTCTGGAGCGAAGAACTACCGGCCAAAACACCTCGCTGCATCAGACTGGTCGCTGATGCTACCCATGGGCTTTTACGGAGCGAATGGTTTGACTACCAGCTATCCTCTCAGTGGCCTTGGTGGAAGCAAGGGGGATTTCTGCTGGCCGGACAACAGGCATACTCGCCGGGTTCCCTAAGTGCAATTTCTGCCTGGATACTTAATCAGCAATGCCATGAGTGA
- a CDS encoding LysR family transcriptional regulator: protein MSSLLQLLPFFDAVAKLGSFTQAANHLGVTPPAVSQNIRALEALLGVRLFNRTSRSVRLSDEGQAFYEKIAPAMGQIEIAAENASSQRGEPSGLLRITLPQLAASMLVMPYLPEFHARYPELKLEMFTDDRFADLVLDNFDAGIRMQRMLQKDMVAVPIDNGQQHVIVASPGYLAQHGQPETPQELQQHDCMRYRFPGSGKLEPWYFSNGTEHLTLEVNERLIFNENQLLKDAAIAGLGLTQRFRAAVHQELQSGQLREVLQDFSNVAPGFFIYFPAGRHMPLKLRAFIDFMREKREQQIKPIRA from the coding sequence ATGAGCTCACTGCTGCAATTACTGCCGTTTTTCGACGCCGTTGCCAAATTGGGCAGCTTTACCCAGGCGGCCAATCATCTGGGCGTTACACCGCCTGCGGTTTCACAAAATATCCGCGCGCTAGAGGCCCTTTTGGGAGTACGCCTGTTCAACCGCACCAGCCGTTCAGTCAGGCTAAGCGATGAAGGGCAGGCATTTTATGAAAAAATCGCCCCCGCAATGGGCCAGATTGAGATCGCGGCAGAAAATGCCAGCAGCCAACGTGGTGAGCCAAGCGGCTTACTACGTATTACCTTGCCGCAGTTGGCCGCGTCGATGCTGGTCATGCCCTATCTGCCGGAGTTCCATGCGCGCTATCCTGAGCTTAAGCTGGAGATGTTTACCGACGACCGTTTTGCCGATCTGGTGCTGGATAATTTTGATGCGGGCATCCGCATGCAGCGCATGTTGCAAAAAGACATGGTGGCCGTCCCTATCGACAATGGCCAACAACATGTGATCGTGGCTTCTCCGGGCTATCTGGCACAACACGGTCAGCCCGAAACGCCGCAGGAGTTACAGCAGCATGACTGCATGCGCTACCGCTTTCCCGGCAGTGGCAAACTGGAACCCTGGTATTTCAGCAACGGTACTGAGCATTTGACGCTGGAGGTCAACGAGCGGCTGATCTTCAATGAAAACCAGCTGCTTAAAGACGCGGCGATAGCGGGATTAGGGCTCACCCAACGCTTTCGGGCTGCCGTACACCAAGAGTTGCAGAGCGGGCAACTGCGAGAGGTTCTGCAGGATTTTAGCAACGTCGCGCCGGGGTTCTTTATCTACTTTCCGGCGGGCCGCCATATGCCGCTCAAGCTGCGCGCCTTTATCGATTTTATGCGGGAAAAACGCGAGCAGCAGATCAAGCCGATCCGCGCTTGA
- a CDS encoding serine hydrolase domain-containing protein, translating to MAQALTQRIEAVNQQAIAEGRIVGSVVLVAQQGAVIYAGASGYADREQRQPMQRNSQFRLSSVSKPYITLVAMRMIEQQLLSLDDAVSRWLPWFTPALPDGRRPAIAIRHLLTHTAGLDYRFKQPEGGIYQRLGIHDGLEMSSLTLEQNLRRLSQAPLQTEPGSEFSYSLAIDVLGAVVEQVAGMPLPQLFERWAGQPLGLGNTGFYALNADKLATAYYNTEPQPAAMYDGFLLRLPEEFGFDVEFAPSRALDRHAYPSAGAGMVGDADDVLRLVETLRNGSDGVLQPETAALMRQPHIGAQAEIQGPGWGFGFGGAVLVDAALAATPQNNGTMQWGGVYGHSWFYDPVAQLSVVALTNTAIEGMSGLYPVQIRDAVYG from the coding sequence ATGGCTCAGGCATTGACACAACGGATAGAGGCAGTTAATCAGCAGGCGATCGCCGAAGGGCGGATCGTAGGTAGCGTGGTGCTGGTGGCTCAACAGGGGGCAGTGATTTACGCCGGTGCCAGCGGCTATGCCGATCGCGAGCAGCGGCAACCCATGCAGCGTAACAGCCAATTCCGGCTATCTTCGGTCTCTAAACCCTACATCACGCTGGTAGCGATGCGCATGATAGAACAGCAATTGCTGAGTCTGGATGATGCCGTGAGCCGTTGGCTACCGTGGTTTACTCCGGCGTTGCCCGATGGACGTCGGCCAGCGATCGCGATTCGCCACCTGTTAACCCACACCGCCGGGCTGGACTACCGTTTCAAGCAACCAGAGGGCGGGATCTATCAGCGGTTAGGGATCCACGACGGCCTGGAGATGTCCTCGTTAACGCTGGAGCAAAATCTGCGTCGGTTGTCGCAGGCACCATTGCAGACAGAGCCGGGGAGCGAATTCAGCTATTCACTGGCCATTGACGTATTGGGTGCGGTGGTAGAGCAGGTGGCTGGTATGCCTTTGCCACAGCTATTCGAGCGCTGGGCTGGTCAACCGCTAGGGCTGGGGAATACCGGTTTTTATGCGTTGAACGCCGATAAGCTGGCTACGGCCTATTACAATACTGAACCGCAACCGGCAGCGATGTATGACGGCTTTCTGCTAAGGCTTCCTGAGGAGTTTGGTTTTGACGTGGAGTTTGCGCCTTCGCGAGCGCTTGACCGCCATGCCTATCCTTCGGCTGGCGCGGGAATGGTTGGCGACGCTGACGATGTGCTGCGCCTGGTGGAGACGTTGCGTAATGGTAGCGACGGAGTTTTGCAGCCAGAAACCGCCGCATTGATGCGACAACCCCATATAGGAGCGCAGGCAGAAATTCAGGGGCCGGGTTGGGGCTTTGGTTTTGGTGGCGCGGTGCTGGTGGATGCCGCATTGGCAGCAACGCCGCAGAATAATGGCACTATGCAGTGGGGCGGCGTATATGGGCACAGCTGGTTTTACGATCCGGTCGCGCAGTTGAGCGTGGTAGCGCTGACCAACACCGCAATTGAGGGTATGAGCGGTTTATATCCCGTGCAGATCCGCGATGCGGTTTATGGTTAA
- a CDS encoding YdgA family protein: MKKSLVAVSVIVVLGAAWTGASWYTGKLIEQRMGEMVDTANSQLKTLLPKAGVKMSYENYQRGIFSSQARFVLRADGSITTDDALLKSGEEVAFIETVDHGPFPLAQLKKFNLIPSMASVHTELENTPKVKTLFEITKGKSLFSADSRIAYSGDVASSIDVIPVEYQKDKSSLKFSGAKIDADIGKDMQTAVLDASSDSLVISGPNQSGQNEQMTMQGLTLKSNTHLGQYSLSLGEQALGMKQLTMAIDGKDAMTMEGFNLASQFGEKGNSLAGQLDYTMAALKIQGTDFGAGKLLLKIDNLDGKGLKEFADRYNQQAMALLQQAETLSPEAYQQQTAEMLVQNLPLLLKGNPTISIAPLSWKNAKGESAFTLNLDLLDPSKAGAAAESPDQQLARSVKKIDAQLTIPVAMAQETMAQAAQLQGASAQQAQQQAEQQVKSLAAMGEMFKITTLKDNVISSSFKYADNQIELNGSKMSLPEFVGMFGMLGGASAPEEDSAPEPDQQDAAPAPEQPTLQGQ, encoded by the coding sequence ATGAAAAAATCGTTAGTCGCTGTCAGCGTCATTGTGGTGCTCGGCGCAGCATGGACTGGGGCCTCTTGGTACACCGGCAAGCTTATCGAGCAACGGATGGGGGAAATGGTAGACACAGCCAATAGCCAGTTGAAAACCCTACTGCCTAAGGCTGGGGTCAAGATGAGCTATGAAAACTACCAACGCGGGATTTTCAGCAGCCAAGCCCGTTTTGTGCTGCGTGCAGATGGTAGCATCACCACCGACGATGCCCTGCTGAAGTCCGGCGAAGAAGTGGCCTTCATTGAAACCGTCGATCACGGCCCATTCCCGCTGGCCCAGTTGAAAAAATTCAACCTGATCCCAAGCATGGCTTCGGTACATACCGAGCTGGAAAACACGCCAAAAGTCAAAACCCTGTTTGAAATCACCAAAGGCAAGTCGCTGTTCAGCGCCGATTCACGCATTGCTTACAGCGGCGATGTCGCCAGCTCCATCGATGTGATCCCGGTGGAATACCAGAAAGACAAGTCCTCACTGAAATTCAGCGGTGCAAAAATTGACGCGGATATCGGCAAGGATATGCAAACCGCTGTCCTGGACGCCAGCAGTGATAGCCTGGTGATCAGTGGCCCGAATCAGTCCGGCCAGAACGAACAGATGACGATGCAAGGGCTGACGCTCAAAAGCAACACCCATCTGGGCCAATACAGTCTGAGCCTGGGTGAGCAAGCGCTGGGCATGAAGCAACTGACCATGGCTATCGACGGTAAAGACGCCATGACGATGGAAGGCTTCAACCTGGCCAGCCAGTTCGGCGAGAAAGGCAACAGCCTCGCAGGTCAGCTGGACTACACCATGGCAGCGTTGAAAATTCAGGGCACCGATTTTGGCGCGGGTAAGCTGCTGCTGAAAATCGACAACCTGGACGGTAAAGGGCTGAAAGAGTTTGCCGATCGTTACAACCAGCAGGCCATGGCCTTGCTGCAACAGGCAGAAACGCTGTCACCAGAAGCCTACCAGCAGCAAACGGCTGAGATGCTGGTGCAAAACCTGCCGCTGTTGCTGAAAGGCAACCCAACTATCAGCATCGCACCGCTGAGCTGGAAAAATGCCAAGGGTGAAAGCGCCTTTACCCTTAACCTCGATCTGCTGGATCCTTCAAAGGCTGGCGCTGCGGCCGAATCACCGGACCAACAGCTTGCCCGTTCGGTCAAGAAAATCGACGCTCAGTTGACTATTCCGGTCGCTATGGCGCAGGAAACCATGGCTCAAGCGGCACAGCTGCAAGGTGCCAGTGCACAACAAGCACAGCAGCAGGCCGAGCAGCAGGTGAAAAGCCTGGCGGCAATGGGCGAGATGTTCAAGATCACCACGCTGAAAGATAACGTGATTAGCAGCAGCTTCAAGTATGCCGATAACCAGATTGAGCTGAACGGCAGCAAAATGTCGCTGCCGGAGTTCGTGGGTATGTTCGGGATGCTGGGCGGCGCTTCCGCACCAGAAGAAGATAGTGCTCCAGAGCCCGATCAGCAGGATGCCGCTCCGGCACCTGAGCAGCCAACTCTGCAAGGGCAATAA
- the manA gene encoding mannose-6-phosphate isomerase, whose translation MQKMTNAIQNYAWGSVDALTKLYGIANPTGKPMAELWMGAHPKSSSQVTDQAGNLRSLREVIDTDQPKQLGAEVAQRFGELPFLFKVLCADQPLSIQVHPSKSAAEVGFAKENAAGIPFDAAERNYKDPNHKPELVFALTPFLAMNGFRELDDIVALLQPLSGAHHDIAAFLQQPDTAHLATLFASLLGMSGEQKTLALGVLKAALNNQQGEPWDTIRFIARFYADDSGLFSPLLLNVVKLAPGEAMFLYAETPHAYLNGVALEVMANSDNVLRAGLTPKFIDIPELLANLQFRPQPASGLLTQPEQRGKELFFPIPVEDFAFSLHDLDATPQPLAQNSAAIVFCVEGEATLEKQGQQVILQPGESCFIAAFESPVTVTGSGRIARVYNQLS comes from the coding sequence ATGCAAAAAATGACTAATGCCATCCAAAACTACGCCTGGGGCAGCGTTGATGCGTTAACCAAGCTGTATGGCATTGCCAACCCGACGGGCAAACCAATGGCCGAACTGTGGATGGGTGCCCACCCTAAAAGCAGCTCACAGGTCACGGATCAGGCGGGGAACCTGCGTTCTCTGCGTGAGGTGATTGATACCGACCAGCCTAAACAGCTGGGTGCCGAAGTGGCACAACGCTTTGGTGAACTGCCGTTCCTGTTTAAGGTGCTGTGTGCCGACCAGCCGCTCTCCATCCAGGTCCACCCAAGCAAGAGTGCCGCAGAGGTGGGCTTTGCCAAAGAAAATGCCGCCGGTATTCCGTTTGACGCCGCTGAGCGCAACTATAAGGATCCGAATCACAAGCCGGAGCTGGTGTTTGCCCTGACGCCGTTCCTGGCGATGAATGGCTTCCGCGAACTCGACGATATCGTTGCGCTGTTACAACCCCTTTCCGGCGCACATCACGATATCGCCGCCTTCCTGCAGCAGCCGGATACCGCCCACCTGGCGACACTGTTTGCCAGCCTGCTTGGGATGAGCGGTGAGCAAAAAACGCTGGCGCTTGGCGTGCTGAAAGCCGCCTTGAACAACCAGCAGGGTGAGCCTTGGGACACCATCCGCTTTATCGCGCGTTTCTATGCCGACGACAGCGGCCTGTTCTCTCCACTGCTGTTGAACGTGGTCAAACTGGCACCGGGTGAAGCCATGTTCCTGTATGCCGAGACCCCACATGCCTATCTGAACGGCGTCGCGCTGGAAGTGATGGCAAACTCTGATAACGTGCTGCGCGCGGGTCTGACGCCAAAATTCATCGATATTCCTGAACTGTTGGCCAACCTGCAGTTCCGCCCACAACCGGCATCTGGCCTGCTGACTCAGCCAGAGCAACGTGGCAAAGAACTGTTCTTCCCGATCCCCGTTGAGGACTTTGCCTTCTCGCTACACGATCTCGATGCCACACCGCAGCCACTGGCGCAAAACAGCGCGGCAATTGTGTTCTGCGTTGAAGGTGAAGCAACGCTGGAGAAACAGGGCCAACAGGTCATCTTGCAGCCAGGTGAATCGTGCTTTATTGCTGCCTTTGAATCCCCGGTTACCGTCACCGGGAGCGGCCGTATCGCCCGCGTTTATAATCAGTTGTCCTAA
- the fumC gene encoding class II fumarate hydratase, producing the protein MAGVRIEKDSMGPIEVPADQLWGAQTQRSLEHFRISSEKMPPALIHALAMTKRAAASVNMDLGLLPAERGKAIIQAADEVLADKHPNEFPLSIWQTGSGTQTNMNMNEVLANRASELLGGERGEARRVHPNDDVNKSQSSNDVFPTAMHVAAVIAVREHLIPELKALHRTLHAKAEAFHDIVKIGRTHLQDATPLTLGQEISGWAAMLEYNLKHIEASIPHLSELALGGTAVGTGLNTHPEYAVRVAKALAELTGQPFVTAPNKFEALATCDALVHGHGALKGLAASLMKIANDVRWLASGPRCGIGEISIPENEPGSSIMPGKVNPTQCEAMTMLCAQVMGNDVAVNIGGASGNFELNVFRPLVIHNYLQSIRLLADGMSGFNEHCAVGIEPNRERIGQLLNESLMLVTALNTHIGYDKAAEIAKKAHKEGLTLKASALKLGYLTEQQFDEWVRPEEMVGSMRK; encoded by the coding sequence ATGGCAGGCGTTCGGATTGAAAAAGACTCAATGGGCCCCATCGAAGTACCCGCCGATCAGCTATGGGGCGCGCAGACTCAGCGTTCGTTGGAACATTTCCGTATCTCATCAGAAAAAATGCCTCCGGCGCTGATCCATGCGTTGGCGATGACCAAGCGGGCGGCAGCCAGCGTCAATATGGATCTGGGATTGCTGCCTGCAGAGCGGGGCAAGGCGATTATCCAGGCTGCCGATGAAGTGCTGGCGGATAAGCACCCCAATGAATTCCCATTGTCGATCTGGCAAACCGGTTCCGGCACCCAGACCAACATGAACATGAACGAAGTGCTGGCCAACCGTGCCAGCGAGTTGCTGGGAGGCGAACGTGGTGAAGCGCGGCGGGTCCACCCCAACGACGACGTCAACAAAAGCCAGAGCTCCAACGACGTTTTCCCTACCGCAATGCATGTGGCGGCGGTTATCGCGGTGCGCGAGCATCTGATCCCAGAGCTGAAGGCGCTGCACCGCACGCTGCATGCCAAGGCGGAAGCTTTCCACGATATCGTTAAAATCGGTCGCACCCATCTTCAAGATGCTACGCCACTGACGCTGGGCCAGGAAATTTCCGGCTGGGCGGCGATGTTGGAATATAACCTCAAACATATCGAAGCCAGCATCCCGCATCTCAGTGAGTTGGCCTTGGGTGGCACGGCTGTAGGGACTGGGCTGAATACTCATCCCGAATACGCGGTGCGGGTGGCGAAGGCTTTGGCAGAACTGACCGGTCAGCCTTTTGTCACCGCGCCGAACAAGTTCGAAGCCCTGGCAACCTGCGATGCGCTGGTGCATGGCCACGGTGCTTTGAAGGGCTTGGCCGCCTCGTTGATGAAGATCGCCAACGATGTGCGCTGGCTGGCCTCTGGCCCACGTTGCGGCATCGGTGAAATTTCTATCCCTGAAAACGAACCAGGCAGCTCAATCATGCCGGGGAAGGTCAACCCAACGCAGTGTGAAGCCATGACCATGCTCTGTGCACAGGTGATGGGCAACGACGTGGCGGTGAACATTGGCGGCGCGTCCGGTAACTTTGAGCTGAACGTATTCCGTCCGCTGGTTATTCACAACTATCTGCAATCTATTCGTTTGCTGGCAGACGGCATGAGCGGCTTCAATGAGCACTGCGCGGTGGGGATTGAACCGAACCGCGAACGCATCGGCCAGTTGCTTAACGAGTCGCTGATGTTGGTTACCGCCTTGAATACCCATATCGGTTATGACAAGGCGGCGGAAATCGCCAAAAAGGCCCACAAGGAAGGATTAACCCTGAAAGCCTCTGCGCTGAAGTTGGGCTATCTGACCGAGCAGCAGTTTGACGAATGGGTACGGCCAGAGGAGATGGTCGGCAGCATGAGGAAATAA
- a CDS encoding alpha/beta hydrolase — MSIDLNFENLEQRAIQYNARASVSDFSGCMTQYAALAERAKSSTAGIYDLQYGMGIAERLDIFPAARQPAPLFVFIHGGYWHSQTKEDACSMAHSFTQHNVTLATLEYTLLPEATLAETVREVRSAISWLYHHSAQFGIDPERIFIGGSSAGGHLSGMLIADDWQTSYRVPPQVIKGALALSGLFDIRPLCDIYINDWMRQTPEQAKLLSPMFLLPEKRHAPQILLSVGAKETTGFKHQTQAYYAACKEKGLDVQIIEDQENNHFTLVNELADTQSNMFKHVMAMIHPQGQ, encoded by the coding sequence ATGAGCATTGATTTGAACTTTGAAAATCTTGAGCAGCGAGCAATTCAATATAATGCCCGCGCGTCAGTAAGCGATTTTTCTGGTTGCATGACGCAATACGCCGCGCTGGCGGAACGCGCCAAGTCCTCAACGGCTGGTATTTACGATCTGCAATATGGGATGGGCATAGCGGAGCGTCTGGATATCTTTCCGGCAGCCAGGCAACCCGCCCCGCTGTTTGTCTTTATTCACGGCGGCTACTGGCATTCGCAAACCAAAGAGGATGCATGCTCGATGGCGCATTCTTTTACCCAGCACAATGTGACATTGGCTACCTTGGAATACACACTGCTGCCCGAGGCAACGCTGGCAGAAACTGTCCGCGAGGTGCGCAGCGCCATTTCCTGGCTCTATCACCATAGCGCGCAGTTTGGCATCGACCCCGAGCGGATTTTCATCGGTGGCAGCTCTGCGGGTGGCCATCTATCAGGCATGTTGATTGCCGACGATTGGCAGACATCGTATCGGGTGCCACCCCAGGTCATCAAGGGAGCGCTAGCATTAAGCGGGCTGTTTGATATACGTCCACTGTGTGATATTTATATCAACGACTGGATGCGCCAGACGCCTGAGCAGGCCAAATTACTGAGTCCCATGTTTCTGCTGCCCGAAAAACGCCATGCTCCACAGATTTTACTCAGCGTCGGAGCCAAAGAAACCACTGGGTTTAAGCATCAAACTCAAGCCTATTACGCCGCCTGTAAAGAAAAAGGATTAGACGTCCAGATAATTGAGGACCAGGAAAATAATCATTTCACGCTGGTTAATGAGTTGGCAGATACACAGAGCAACATGTTTAAACATGTGATGGCGATGATCCACCCGCAGGGCCAATGA